In Aedes albopictus strain Foshan chromosome 3, AalbF5, whole genome shotgun sequence, the genomic window TTTTCTTAATATTTATTTGCTCTAATCACGACTGTTGCAGTATTATACTCTTGGGATCTTTTCGGCGTATCAGTCTTCTCGCGAAAATCAAAAACTACGgtttgatttctttctccaacgtttcgatccttattggatctttatCAAGGATTCGAAATAGTTGTCGACAATTATTTCGAATCCTTGATAAATAACCTattaggatcgaaacgttggagaaagAAAACAAActgtagtttttgatttttacgaGAAGACTGATACGTCAAAAATATCCCAAGAATTTTCTCAATAATCAACAGGGTTCAGGAGGTTAAGTGGGTGTTTCAAATGGAGCTCCCTGAATCTCTCTAGAATACACATAAATCTTTTGTGGCTCTCCTGAAATAGCTTTAACTCCCTAAAACAAAACAAATCATCAAAAGACGACCTCTGGGGCActctctgaaactcccctgaattcccaaagaactcagtccttttaggctccccTGAAACTTCTGGAAACCTCTTTGAACCCCTCTCAAACCTCACTCTGTGAGTCTATCCATAAAATACGTCACGCTTGGAGGGAGATAAACGTTTGTGAAAGTGTAACTAATTGCTtgataagtataggaaaaactcgTACAAAGGGTGGAGGTGGAGGAAACAATATCAGAAATCTTCGGACCCACTCACAAACCCATTGCTAAGTGCGAATTTATGCTAAAAGATTACGTTTTTATTACATTTAAGTATGCATTTCACATTTACATTTATCCGTTTTGAATCTGACAAACATAGTCCCGCAATTCCTTCGTTTTACATAACTGTGATTGCAATTtaagatcacagacaaacagacgacacactattcaaaacggcttggcacatacatttaacgatcaattcaaattttatttgatttccgctatccttccaccagagttgctagtgttcgatcgcttgacgtttgctagtgtacacgttgctgaatgatgcaaacgataactacaggcaatttgtgtagtagtgtgcgtgttagacaaacgtcaaatcgaaatccatcatggccgacagtgttctACCAGCacgtggcagtgtgctcatgaaaaagacactgtgcaaaagtttttgatgatttttttccaagagttacgcctgtttgtctgtggtaaaagaGCACTGCAAAAGGCTCAAAGTTTGTAACCTTATGTGCTAAATCTAAAGTATGTAATCATAAAAAAATTAGTAGTGACTGAGTAGGTACAAGTAATCGATGTTCAATGTTAAAATATACTAAATGtgcaatgtttttagtttttcccttgataaaggccaaataaagccggccgaaacgtcgggtaatccaaaactagccgtttagattgaccctagaccgagaaagccaacatctgtatacttgtagtattccggtcgaaaatcacctaaaattagTCTTAATTTTCAATTATGACTTATGTGCTGGTAGGTCGGCAAATTATATTACAGTCTAAAGTAGGCGTaactggaaaagtttgagaacccctgctctaaTCCATATTTGAACATATCTTAACATTACTTCTGACTGATCTCAACGCTCGCAGCACTGCCTCGAAACGGATCTTCCCAAACTGCGGGAGGCTGGCACTTTTACGGCTCTTCGGAATTTGCATAAACAAGCAACAGCGACCGAACGAACATATGTTTGTCGCACTCATTTTTTTCCTCCTTGTGTTTTATGCGCTTTTCTGCCATCCCCTCGATCCTCGTACATGTGTCATGGGAAATCGACTTCAGCGCGACTTTGACTATAGCTATCAGCCGGCGTTTTCTTGTCTCCTGCCTCTTCACACTTTTGATGTCACTGCTGCCCCGATTAGGAAGAAGCAACACGTATTTATATAAGACTGTTAACTCCGACCGAACGTAAGAAAATCGAGACAAATGAGTTACTATCCTGAAACGTTCTCCTGGTCGGGCTGGCCTTCGCCCTTGCCTGTGCGCCGATCGTCTGTTGTTATGGTAACTAAGCACAGTTTCTTATAGCGACGACAAAATCTCCCAATGGGGAATTCAATTTCCGGAAATTTCGTCCAAAAAAGGTTCGGGAACTTTTCAACCCCGGGAAACTCCTTGCATAAATTAACACAAAGAGCAAATCGCCTCGAACCTACATTGTAAGCCCGTCAACGAATGCGCATGATCCTTCGGCTTTCCGGAACCGAAACGCCATCCCCAGCAGGGAACCGGAGTTGTAGGGGAAATCCTGTTCCTCGAGGCAATCGTATTTATTTTTATTGCCCAAATCCTAATAGCATGGCGCATGGTTCAGCCGCCCCGAATCGGAAGAACAGTGTGAAGGAGGGAAGAAAAGTTCGGAAATTTCCTCACACACTTTTTCGTGGGACGGTCCGAGGGAATGTGTTTATCATTATGAGATTGAGGATGGTTTATTGACATTTCGCACCTTTTGTCCTGTGGGGGGATTTTTCGAAAGGTGTAAAACGATTAAAACAGAAGGAAACGCTGCAAGACGAGGCATGGAAGATGGTGAAGCAGATGGCAAGAATCGGGAAATACGTTTCTCGTAGCATCCGGATGACACCTAATAAGAAGGGAAATCCGTGCTGACCGATATGCAAATTGGCGCCACTCAGGTGAAGCTTAGGAATTTCGGAAAGGCGTGTTGTTGGGTTTCGGTGGCGAAGAAAGGGAGGTTTCCGAGATTTGCAATATCCGTATTTTAATAGATATTTTAATATCCTGCATGTAGGTTTAAGGTAATTCAACATTGTGTTTAAAGTACTTGTTTTTCGTTACTTACGTTTAGTCAATCTTCGTCCTTTTGTCCTTCTCAAGTCGAACGTCCCTGACTAGCGATGTGAGGTCTGTTTACATGTATATTAAGTAAGTATTTTTGTCTATTCTCCACATTTTAATCTATTTACCTTCAGGCTAACGTGTATGTTTAGGTTAGCTTTAGTTTAAGTATTTGTCCAAAGTCGTTGTCGCATGAAACTATAGAAATTCATTTAGTATTAAGCATTTCTAGTTTTAAGATCAATTTCACTACCTTACTTTAGTCGTTATATTAGATTTAAGAATTATTTATAGTAATAATATAATAAGAAACTAAGTATGGAAAAATTCACTGCTTGCTTCTTCAATGACTTTGCGGTTTGTTGTCAACAAAGTGGAATTCCCTATCGCTCTCATTATTTGCCCTCTATTCTTCTCCTGTCATCTCTCATCCGCGCGCGACCATACCGGTGCATGAGGTACGGTCAGTTGAGTAGCTAGGAGCGACACAACTTGAGGGGTTGTAACACTCCCCCCCGGTATGCCAACTCCAGGATTTGGCCTACCTATTTTCGCTCCAGATATCAAGGACCGCCAGCTTGACCGCTGGTCGCTCGTACACTCCCTTGCTAGTTTGAACAGTTGCTCTACGTACCTGACTTCCTTTTTCTACTGTACCGATTACCCGGCCCTTAGGCCAGCAGTTCCGTGGTAGCTCCGGGTCCACAATCACGACGATATCCCCCACGGCTATGGGCTTTACCTTCTTAAACCACTTGGTTCGCTTAGTGATTTCGGGTAAATAATTCCGAAGCCAACGTCTCCAAAAAAGATTCGCCATCATTTGGGACACCTGCCATCCCCGTCGCACAGCTTGAACGCTGTCATCGAATAGTGTCAGGGGTTTGGAGCCATCCGATGACCCCAATAAAAAATGGTTGGGAGTCAGAGCCGGTTCCGACTCATTGTCCATGGGAACATCAGTAAGTGGGCGACTGTTGAGAACAGATTCGATCTGTGTCAACGCACTGCGTAGTTCCTCATCCGTTGATCGCCTACACTTCAGCACTTCCGTCAAGTTCCGCTTTACCGATTGAATCAACCTCTCCCAGCTACCGCCCATGTGTGGGCTGGATGGTGGGTTGAACTGCCAAGACGTAGCTGGTGTTGTGAACTCCTTCGACATTTCGTGCTTATCAATCGCCTTCAGAGCGTCGCGAAGCTCTTTGGACGCGCCGACGAAATTCGTCCCTCTATCGGAGTAAAAACACACTGGTGTGCCTCGACGAGCGATGAAATTGTTCAACGCCATCATGCATGAGCTGGTGCTAAGGGAGTTAGCAACCTCAATATGAAGAGCCCGGACAGTTAGACACGTCAATAAGACCCCCCAACGCTTCTCGACCCTTCGCCCCACTAAGACTTCAATAGGCCCAAAGAAATCTACGCCTACATGGGAAAATGGCCTGGTGAAGGCAGCCATTCTCGCCGAAGGAAGTTCTGCCATCTCTGGTGGTGCAGGTTTCGCATCCCGGTTCCGACACCATTGACAACCACATCGCATCTTGCGAAGTGTTTGACGAAGTCGTGGAATACAGTACCGTCTACGCACCTCGTTGGCCACAGTAGCATAATTGCGATGATGGTACCTCTCATGGAAATCCACTAGGAGAATTTTGGTGACCGGATGGTTGTCCGGAAGTATTATCGGGAATTTTTCGTCCGGAAACAGGAAAGAGCACTTCGCAGCTCGGCTGTTCATTCGCAAAACTCCGTCTTCGTCCACGAATGGGCTCATCTTGTAGATCTGGCTGCGACTGTATTGTTGCCATTGCTTCCGCACGTTCTCTCCATTTTTCGACCCCTCCTTCAGCACCAACATCTCTTCGTGATACACCTCTTGTTGCGCCTGCCGAAAATGGTACAGCTGAGCCTGTCGCAATTCTTCACTAGACAATGGTCCTTGATGTGAAACTAATCCCTGTCGTTTCGCTTGTAGATTGTACACGAATCGCTGTACATATGCCGTAACTTTTAGCAGACGATTCCAGCTAGAGTAGTCACTAGCCACAACCACTGGATCCCGAACTTTCCTGTGCACCAGAACACTGGTACGAAGCTCTTCGGTCGTAGTTTCTTGGTTGTACGGGATAACTGGCCAATCTCGCTCCGCTTTCTGCAAAAATGCCGGCCCTAGAAACCAACGATCGTCGGACTTCATCTGCACCTGCCCGGTCCATTTCGTGCCATCATCTGCTACGTTCCACTCCGATTTGATCCAGTTCCATTCGTTAACTTCCGTAGTGTCTAGAATTTCACTCGTTCTCGCCGCAACATACTGGCTGTAACGACGGTGATCGGAACGTAACCAGCACAGTACGTTACGTGAGTCACACCAGAAGAAGCGCTGCGACACTGAAAGAGACAATGACTTCATAGTACTGTTGGATAATCTCGCTCCGATGACAGCAGCCTGGAGTTGACAGGTACTTCAATGGTGCAACCCGTGTTTTCGCCCCGACTAAAGCGCATTCGATGATTCCATTTTCTTCGAACCGTAGATACACGACTGCAGCCATCCCTTTATCTCCAGCGTCCACGAATGTGTGCATTTGAATCTGGGCTCCAGTTGTTGTGATTTGGCGGTAACATCGAGGTATTTGGAGTTCCTACAGCTTCGGTAGCAATTTTGTCCACGTCTGCCAATCGTCGAGCTGCTTGCCTTCTATCTGATTGTCCCATTTCAGTCCCTTACGCCATACTTCTTGGAGTGTAACCTTGAGGATCATTAGGAATTGCGAAATGAGTCCCAACGGATCAAAGATACTCATCAGGATCCGAAGAAGTTCACGTTTGGTAGGCGCTCTGCTTCCGTCAAACAATACTGCGTCAAACCTGGTCCAGCAGATCTTAAAGGTGAAGCAGTCGGTTGAGGTGTTCCACCACATCCCCAAGACTTTCTCCGTCGCAATGTCGGCTGCAATGTTTAGGGACTTCTCACTCGTCGGGCTTTCGTTCAGCGCATTCAAAACTTTGGCGGAATTAGATACCCAGTTCCTTATATCAAAGCCGCCTTGAGCATGAACGTGTTTCACCGACTTTGCCAGGTCGATGGCTTCATCTTCCGTTTCGGTGCTGGCAAGCATGTCGTCCACATAGTGCTTTTTTTCAATGACTTCAACTGCCACGGGGAACTCGGCACGGAACCTCTGAGCATTCTGGTTTTTAACGAATTGCGCTGTAGTTGGCGATGACCGGGCCCCAAAGATCATTACGGGGACAACGTACGTGCTGGGTTCTTCCTGATTCACGTTGTCGTTCCATAGAAACAGCTGGTAGAACTGGTCCTCTCGACGTATTCCGATCTGGAGAAACATTTCGCGAATGTCTCCACAAATGCCTATGCGGTTTTCCCGAAATTGGTTCAGGACGGCCACCAACGAGCTTAACAAGTCTGGACCAGTAAGCAGCATAGAGTTGAGACTTACTCCATGTGCGGTTGCTGCTGCATCCCATACAATACGAATCTTTCCTGGCTTGTTGGGATTTATAACCGGAAACGTGGGAAGGTACCAAGAGTGACCTTTGTTTTGCTCTATCTCCTTCTGGGTTACCTTCCTAATGTACCCTTTCGTTTCGTATTCTGCTAGTTTCCCATCGTAGGCAAGCTTCAGATCGGCATTTTTGGCTAGACGCCTTTCTAGACACTTGAGCCGCTGTAAGGCCATTGGCCGGCTGTCCGGAAGGCGAATATTATCGAAACGCCAGAGCAGTCCGGTTTGGTATCTATTACCGGTGACCTGCGTGAGCGAGCTGAGCAACATCAAGGCCCTCTCGTCGTCTTTAGATACTGAGGCCGCAACTGGCATCATGATTCCCAGGCTATCCAGGCTGAAGTACTGCTTCACTGCCAAGTGCAGTTGTTCATCGTTCTGTAGGTTGCACGCACAAATGTGATAGATATGGCTCCCGCCGTTGCTCGATTCTTGCTTCGACCAACCTCCGAAGATCGTCCACCCCAGATGGGTCTTCACGGCGATGGGCTCGCCTTCCTTTCCCTCTCGGCACCGTCTTACCAACGAAACATTGGCATGCTTGACTCCTATTAGGATCCTTGGTTGGACACGATTATACGACTCCACTGGGATACTGCGCAGATGCTTATACTTCTCCTGAAGTACCTCGACGTTCAAGCTTTGATATGGTAGTTCAAGCGCTTCAACCGTCCGCACTCCGCTTAGCTCAAACCTTCTTCCCGCCGATCCGGAAATTCCGATGTCCACACATCTTGACTTCTCCTCGAAGCGGTGAGTTCCTCCAGTCCACTTCAAACACAACGGCTTCGCACCACCGATCAAATCCAAATCCTTGGCGATCTGCTCATCCAACAACGTCAGATCGGATCCATCATCAAGAAAAGCGTAGCACTCCACTTGCTTCGTCGGCCCAAACAACGTTACAGGGATGTACCGGAACAGTTCTAGGCCAGTTTCGACGCGGTGTGTGTTGATACTGCGTTCTTCATTCGCCGTGGCCGGGTTAGGGCTACCCGGACTGCCTGTGACTTCACCTGGTGCAACGAGGCTCTTGTGCAAAAGCGAATTATGCTTGAATGTACACCCGTTGACTCCACACGGCTTGCTGTTGCAGTTACCTCCATGCTGTCGTAGGCAACGACGGCATATTCTGAGCTCGCGAACGGCTGCCCATTTTGCTTCATATGAGAGATCGAGGAAACGCTTACACTTCGCTGCAGTTCGACAGCTGCCCTTGCAAGTAGGGCATATGGTCGGTCCTTCCATCGAGGTTTTGCCGCTAGAAACGACGTTCGGCCGATTGCCAGTAACCTTCTGGCCACCCGCTACCGATGGAGAAGATTCAACGTGAGTGTTGACGAAAACCTTTCCTTGGCGCTTATTCCGTGGCTCCTGCTCGTAGCTGTGGGACTTTCGAGGGTTTGCTACGATGCTTGCATCTTCCGCAATCGAGAAAATCCAATCGGAGAAGGTTGATAGGGTCACCTTCGCTAGTGTTTTGCTGTGCCTCGCCCAATCCAGTTTAATAGCGGAGGGAAGCTTGCAAACGAGTTCTTGCATCAGAGTCGCATCACGCATATACTCCTTCCGCCCACAAGCATCGATAGTCGAACACA contains:
- the LOC134291029 gene encoding uncharacterized protein LOC134291029, translating into MWTIASDAFYNRNRLIILISHRINRYIVSNSSCKSALSLKLQMQKVLAEETLMLEEMKRRREFMKKKFELMEEIAEVQSCPVPGARTTDPLTKVKGWLQKQRQAENESVAADDDEHDSDDDTEDNMDDDEDDDAGDTESSSEYAADEEGDNSSGETEPESVDSEDGSSSAGESYHERGDEHHEERFSPRERSTPVQVRASRTSNRVKHSRSSATLSRDQIAARQVVPCDLPKFGGSPEEWPMFISTFESTTRMCGYKDEENMIRLRNCLKDEAFASVRSFLMHPSMVSKAISVLKLRFGQPHMIISTLREKVLATPPIRTDSIEKLVDYALAVQNLCSTIDACGRKEYMRDATLMQELVCKLPSAIKLDWARHSKTLAKVTLSTFSDWIFSIAEDASIVANPRKSHSYEQEPRNKRQGKVFVNTHVESSPSVAGGQKVTGNRPNVVSSGKTSMEGPTICPTCKGSCRTAAKCKRFLDLSYEAKWAAVRELRICRRCLRQHGGNCNSKPCGVNGCTFKHNSLLHKSLVAPGEVTGSPGSPNPATANEERSINTHRVETGLELFRYIPVTLFGPTKQVECYAFLDDGSDLTLLDEQIAKDLDLIGGAKPLCLKWTGGTHRFEEKSRCVDIGISGSAGRRFELSGVRTVEALELPYQSLNVEVLQEKYKHLRSIPVESYNRVQPRILIGVKHANVSLVRRCREGKEGEPIAVKTHLGWTIFGGWSKQESSNGGSHIYHICACNLQNDEQLHLAVKQYFSLDSLGIMMPVAASVSKDDERALMLLSSLTQVTGNRYQTGLLWRFDNIRLPDSRPMALQRLKCLERRLAKNADLKLAYDGKLAEYETKGYIRKVTQKEIEQNKGHSWYLPTFPVINPNKPGKIRIVWDAAATAHGVSLNSMLLTGPDLLSSLVAVLNQFRENRIGICGDIREMFLQIGIRREDQFYQLFLWNDNVNQEEPSTYVVPVMIFGARSSPTTAQFVKNQNAQRFRAEFPVAVEVIEKKHYVDDMLASTETEDEAIDLAKSVKHVHAQGGFDIRNWVSNSAKVLNALNESPTSEKSLNIAADIATEKVLGMWWNTSTDCFTFKICWTRFDAVLFDGSRAPTKRELLRILMSIFDPLGLISQFLMILKVTLQEVWRKGLKWDNQIEGKQLDDWQTWTKLLPKL
- the LOC134291028 gene encoding uncharacterized protein LOC134291028 — translated: MKSLSLSVSQRFFWCDSRNVLCWLRSDHRRYSQYVAARTSEILDTTEVNEWNWIKSEWNVADDGTKWTGQVQMKSDDRWFLGPAFLQKAERDWPVIPYNQETTTEELRTSVLVHRKVRDPVVVASDYSSWNRLLKVTAYVQRFVYNLQAKRQGLVSHQGPLSSEELRQAQLYHFRQAQQEVYHEEMLVLKEGSKNGENVRKQWQQYSRSQIYKMSPFVDEDGVLRMNSRAAKCSFLFPDEKFPIILPDNHPVTKILLVDFHERYHHRNYATVANEVRRRYCIPRLRQTLRKMRCGCQWCRNRDAKPAPPEMAELPSARMAAFTRPFSHVGVDFFGPIEVLVGRRVEKRWGVLLTCLTVRALHIEVANSLSTSSCMMALNNFIARRGTPVCFYSDRGTNFVGASKELRDALKAIDKHEMSKEFTTPATSWQFNPPSSPHMGGSWERLIQSVKRNLTEVLKCRRSTDEELRSALTQIESVLNSRPLTDVPMDNESEPALTPNHFLLGSSDGSKPLTLFDDSVQAVRRGWQVSQMMANLFWRRWLRNYLPEITKRTKWFKKVKPIAVGDIVVIVDPELPRNCWPKGRVIGTVEKGSQVRRATVQTSKGVYERPAVKLAVLDIWSENR